In Terriglobales bacterium, the genomic window TCTGCCCCATGATTCCAGGCGTCTAGCCCACAATCTCGTGCCCGGCCTTCTTCAGCGCTCCCAAGGCCGTTTCAAGCGACTCCTCCGGCACCAGCACATGATCCGTGTCGAAGGTGGAGACCACGAACACCGGCACGCCTGCCTGGGCCAGCGGCGCCACGAAGGAACTCACCACCCCGGTCTCCGTGAAGGCGAAGGGGCCGTGCAATTTCAGAGTCGCGAAGCGTGCCGAACGCTTCGCCCCCGCCGGCACCTGCTCTTCGGCGCACACGATAGAGAGCTCTTCCTGGGTGCGCGTGACCGAGAAGAA contains:
- a CDS encoding ACT domain-containing protein, which translates into the protein FFSVTRTQEELSIVCAEEQVPAGAKRSARFATLKLHGPFAFTETGVVSSFVAPLAQAGVPVFVVSTFDTDHVLVPEESLETALGALKKAGHEIVG